A single genomic interval of Microcebus murinus isolate Inina chromosome 24, M.murinus_Inina_mat1.0, whole genome shotgun sequence harbors:
- the LOC105881499 gene encoding defensin alpha 4-like has protein sequence MRTLALLAALLLLALQAQAGPLQERDDEAPAQEQPETEDQDMAISFAGDESSGARASGSARALTCACRRTRCRSSERVSGTCLYRGVPYLFCCR, from the exons ATGAGGACCCTCGCCCTCCTCGCTGCCCTCCTCCTGCTGGCCCTCCAGGCCCAGGCCGGGCCCCTGCAAGAGAGAGATGACGAGGCCCCAGCCCAGGAGCAGCCAGAGACAGAGGACCAGGACATGGCCATCTCCTTTGCAGGGGACGAGAGCTCAGGAGCCAGAGCTTCAG gctcAGCCAGGGCCTTGACCTGCGCCTGCAGAAGGACCCGGTGTCGTTCTTCCGAGCGTGTCTCTGGCACCTGCCTCTACCGTGGTGTCCCCTACCTGTTCTGCTGCCGCTGA